The DNA window GCGGCGATCGCGTCGTCCCGCCTGGACGACCTGCTGATCGAGGCCGTGTTCAGCGTCGGCGCCCACCTGGGCGCCGTCTACGTCCTGGATCCCGGCGACGAGCTGCTGGCCATGGAGGTCTCGATCGGGGCCCCGGCCGACACCGCCAGGGTCTGGGCGAGGCTCCGGCTGAGCGACCCCGCGCCCGTCACGCTCGCCGTGCGGGAGCGGCGGCTGGTCTGGCTCGGCGACCGGGTCGCCATGGCGCGCGCCTTTCCGGCGGCGGCGCTGGCGCTGCCGTACCACTTCGGCGTGGCCGCCGTCCCGCTGTGCGCCGGCGGGGCCGTCTGGGGCGCTCTCGTCCTGGGCTGGCCCACCGGCGGCGAGAGCGAGCTCCCCCGGCGTCCGCTCGACGTGATGGACGACGTCGGCGCCAGGATGGGACGCCTGCTCAGGCAGGCGCACGCGCGTGGCCAGCCGGTCGTCCCGCATCCGCTGCCCCGCCTGCTGAACCCGGTCCGGGCACATGCGCCCGGACCGTACGCCGGGCTGACCGCGCTGAGCTGCCTCAGCAGCCTGCCGGAGGGCTACTGCCACCTGGACGGGCGCGGCCAGGTGACGCTCGTGACGGCGGCGGCGGCCGAGCTGCTCGCCTGCCGGCCGTCGGAGCTGGTCGGCAAGCGCTTCAGCAGGGCTCTGCCCTGGCTGGACGACCCCGTTCACGAGGACCGGTACCGGGCGGCCGTCCTCAGCCATCGGCCCACGGCGTTCACCGCCCGCCGGCCCGACGGGCGGCTGCTGTCGTTCCGCTGCTATCCCAGCGTGCCCGGCGTCACCCTGCGGATCACGCCCGCCGACGCCCCCGGAACCGCCGGCGAGGACGCGGGCGGCCGGGCCGGCGTGACCGGCCTGCACGACGTGCTGCACCTCGCCACCGCCCTCGCCCGGGCGACCACCGCGCGGGACGTGGCCGACCTGGTGGCCGACCGGGTCCTGCCGGCCTGCGAGGCGCAGGCGATGGCCATCCTCACCTGGGACAGCGGCCGGATCCGGGTGGTGGCCGCGCGCGGCTACGGCGCGGAGGCGCTGGAGTCGTTCCACGGGCGGCCGATCGGCCAGGCGACGGACGAGGGGCACGACGGCGACGAGGGCACGCCCGCCTTCTACGGGAGCCCGGACGAGCTCCGCGCGGCCTACCCCGACACCGGGCCCACCGGCGGCATGAACGCCTGGACGATGCTGCCCCTCGTGGCGCTCGGCCGCTCGATCGGCACGTGCCTGCTGGCGTGGGACCGCCCGCACGAGTTCGGCGAGGGGCAGCGCGCCATGCTGAGCGCGATCGGCGGGCTGGTCACCCAGGCGTTCGAGCGGGCCTGGCTGTACGACCACAAGCACCAGCTCGCCCAGTCCCTGCAGTCGAGCCTGCTGCCGAAGGACCTCCCCGAGTTCCCCGGCCTGGAGGTGGCGGCCCGCTACGTCCCGCTGACCCCCGGCATGGACATCGGCGGCGACTTCTACGACCTGATCCGGCTCGACGACTGCCTGGCGGCGGCGGTCATCGGCGACGTCCAGGGCCACGACATGACGGCCGCCGCGCTGATGGGCCAGGCCCGCACCGCCATCCGCGCCCACGCCGCCGCCGGGGCGAGCCCGGGAGAGGTGCTGTCGCGCACCAACCAGCTGCTCACCGCGCAGACGCCCGACCGCTTCACGAGCTGCCTGTACGTCGCCTTCGACCTGCGCCGCCGCGTCGCGCTCCTGGCCAGCGCCGGGCATCTGCCGCCGGTGCTCGGCCTGCTCGGCGCGCCGGCCGAGGTCATCGACCCCTCCTCCGGCCTGCTGCTCGGCATCGACCCGGACGCCGAGTACGTCACCACGACCGTGAACGTGCCGCCGGGCGCGACCCTCGCCCTCTACACCGACGGCCTCGTGGAGAAGCCCGGCGGTGACCTGAGCGACGGGATCGCCGCCCTCGCCGCCCGGTTCACGCCCGCCCCCGGCCGGCCCCTGGACGACCTGGCGGACGACCTCATCGCGGCGGCCGGCGAGGAGGACCGGCGCACGGACGACAGCGCTCTGCTGCTCCTGCGCAGCGCCGCGCCCGGCGGGTGCCCGCCGGGTGTGTGAGCGGGGCGTGTCGCGGGGAGATCTGCCCGGATGGGAGTGGTCGGCATGGGGGCGGCCGGCGCCGCGGAATGGTTCGCCGGGCAGGGCTGGGTCCAACTGGGCGAGCTGGCCCTGGCCCTGCTGCTGTCCGCGCTGATCGGGCTGGAGCGGGAGTCGCGGCAGAAGAGCGCCGGGCTGCGGACGCACACGCTGGTCGGCTTCGCCTCCGCGCTGATCGTGATCGTGTCCAAGTACGGCTTCTCCGACGTCCTCGGCGAGAACGTCGCGCTGGACCCCTCGCGGGTGGCCGCCCAGATCGTGTCCGGGATCGGGTTCATCGGCGGCGGCCTGATCTTCGTCCGGCGGGACGCGGTGCGGGGGCTGACCACGGCCGCGGTGGTCTGGCTGACCTGCGCGGTGGGCATGGCCGCCGGAGCCGGCCTGTGGCTGCTGGCCGTCGTGGTGACCGCCGGCCACTTCCTCGTGACGTTCGGCTTCCGGCCGCTGGAGGCCCGGATGGCGCGCTCGCGGTACAGCCGGGCACGGCTGCGCGTGACGTACCTGGACCAGCGGGGCGCGCTGCGGCAGGTGCTGTCCATCTGCACCGAGCGGGGGTTCGTCATCGCGAAGCTGAGCCTGGAACGCCACCGCGAGGGCCGGGACCCGCACCTGATCTCGATCTGGCTGGTCGTTCAGGGCTCGGCGCCGATCGGCCCGCTCATCGCGGAGCTGGTCGAGGTCGAGGGCGTCCGCGGGGTGTCGAGCGCCGAGATCGAGGGATCGGCGGTCTGACCCCGCGGACGGGTTTCGCCCGCTACCCGAGGACGGGGTAGTTCGCGCGCAGCACGCCGTGCGGGTCGCGGGCGCGCTTGATCTCCCGCAGCCGGGCGAGCGTCGCCTCGGGGAACGCCTGCCCGGCCCGCTCGCCGCGGGCCAGCATCGTGTACGGCTTGCGCCCGCTGACCGCCTCGCCCAGCTCCTCGGCGAACGCGGCCTGCCGGTCGCCGACCGCCGCCGCCTGCCCCGGCTCGGCCGCCGGCCCGAACATGTAGACCAGGTACGGCTCCATGACCGGCCCGCTCGGCCCCGCGCCGGGACGCCCGGCGGCCAGCGCGCCCCCGAGGTGCCTGACCTGCAGCCCGAACATCGGCTCGACCGGCTCCTCGGCCAGCACCTTGGCGGTCACCTCGTCCACGCTGGTGAGCAGCTCGGTGCGCGAGCGGCCGGGCGAGGGGTCGGTGGGGTCCTCGGCGATGCCGCCCAGATCGGCCACCGCGACCGGCCCCCGCCTGTCCACGACCAGGTCGCCGATCCGGTCGAGGCGGGCCAGCAGCCCGCGTCCCTCGCCTTCCTCGCCGAGGAAGGCGGTGTCGATCCCGACCATGGGCGGGGCCTGCGGGAAGCTCACCCGGCCGAACCAGACGGACAGCTCGTCCGGCGCCCCGGCGGTGATCTCCAGGAAGGCGTCGAACACCTCGCGGGCGCGGTGGCCCGGCCACATCATGCGGCCGCCGTACAGGGCGGGCGCCGGGTACAGCTCGAACTCGACGGCCGTGACCAGCGCGAAGTCGCCGCCGCCGCCGCGCAGCGCCCAGAACAGGTCGGGGTCGGAGGCCGCGGTGACCCGGGCCCGCTCGCCGTCCGCCGTGACCACGTCGAAGGCGCGCACGCTGTCGGCCGCGAAGCCGTGCCGGCGGCCGAACCAGCTCAGGCCGCCGCCGAGGGTGTAGCCGGTCACGCTGACCACGGGGCTGCTGCCGGCCAGGCCGGTGAGGCCGTGCGGGCCGGCCGCCGCCAGCACCTGACCCCATTTCGCGCCCGCGCCCACACGGGCGGTGCGCGCCTCCGGGTCCACGCTGACCTCGTCCAGCGCGCCGGTGCGCAGCAGGATCACGCCGTCAGCGGCGCCGGAGGCGCCGTGGCCGCTCGGCTGGGCGGCCACGGCGATCCCCGCGCGGCGCGCGTACGCGACCGTCGCGGCCACGTCGGCCGCGCCCGCCGCCTCGACCACGGCGGCCACCCGCTGCTCCACCGACAGGTTCCACGGCCTGGACGCCTGCTCGAACCCGTCGTCGCCGGGCAGCAGAACCCGGCCCTCGGCGACCGCGCGCAACTCGGTGTGCGTCATTCCTCATCACTCCTTCAGCTCGCCCCCCGTCGGGAGCCACCGGTTGGACGACCAGGGACGCGCGGACGTGACCGTCCGCCGAGGTGACATGCGTCACATCCGTCACGGTGGGAACGGTCCGGAAATCGACATTCCGTCATCCGCCGAAAACACATCGCGTCAATTCCACGCAAAGCAATTCCGGGATGACGCGATGTCACTCGTGCCGTGAAATCAGACCGCCCGGCTTTCGGCCGCGTCTGGAAGGATCGAACGCAGGCGAAGGGAGAATTTCGAGATGGCATTGGTGAATGTCGGCTTACGACGCCTGCTCGTGGACACGGGCGAGCCCCGGGACTGGGTGACGCCACGGACGGATCTCGTCACGGCGCTGCTGGGCGTGTGGTTCGGCATAGGACTGATGATCGACGCCTGGGCGCACACCAATCTCTCCGGCGAGCTGGAGACGTTCTTCACCCCTTGGCACGCCGTTTTCTATTCGGGATTCGCGGCGGTGTCGGGGTGGATGATCTGGCAGGCGTGGCGCAACGTCCGCGCGGGCCGGCAGGGCCTCGCCGCGGTGCCGCGCGGATATCTGGCGGGGCTGGTGGCGATTCCGGCATTCGCCGCGTTCGGCTTCGCCGACATGATGTGGCACACGCTGCTCGGCATCGAGACGACCGTGGACATCCTGTTCAGCCCGTCGCACCTGGGGCTGATCACGACGATGCTGCTCATCATCACCACGCCGCTCCGCTCCGCCTGGAACGCCCCCGACGTGGGCCCGCGCCCGTCCCTCGGGCGGCTGCTGCCCGCGCTGGTCGGGCTCGCGTTCGCGACCACGCTGGTGTCGCTGTTCCTGTCGTACGGCGACGCCATGCAGTGGCGGCCGATGCGCATCGTCGAGGCGTTCTCCGTCATGGACGACGGCGGGGCCGAGCGGCTCGCGACCGCGATGGTCATCAGCAACGTCATCCTGCTGGCTCCGGTGCTGCTGCTCCTGCGCCGCTGGGAGCTGCCCTTCGGCGCGATGACCCTCATGTACGCGGTGGCGGTCCTGATGTCCGGCGCGCAGACCGAGTTCGCGAACCTGCCGATCCTGCTGGCCGTGGTGGGCGGAGGGCTCGCGGGCGACCTGCTGATCCGGTGGCTGCGGCCGTCGGCGGCGCGGCGCCGGGAATACTGGACGTTCGCGGGGCTGTCGGGCTTCGCCACGTGGGCGCTGTACATCGGCGCCGCCTCGGCGGCGGGCGGCGGCATCCCGGCCGTGCCGGAGCTGTGGACCGGCGCGCCGATCGTGGCCGGGCTGATCGGGCTGGCGCTCGGCGTGCTGTTCCTGCCGAACGCAACCGCCCCCTCCCCTGACCTGGACGCGGGCGCCGGCGTCGAGAAGGCATGAGGCTCGCCCGGCTGCTCGCGCTCGCCGCGCTCCTCGCCCTGCTGCCGGTCCTGTTGCCGGTGGGCGCGTCCCCGGCCGCGGCGCACAACGTCTCGGCCAGGGCGGACCTGCGGATCGCGCAGACGATCGCGGGCACGGAGCTCACCGTCGTCGTCAAGGGCACCTCGCGGGTGCCCGGCCCGCTGCGGATCGGGATCACCGCCTACCAGCCGGTCACCGCCCTGCCGGTCGCCCTGGAGGTGCGCTCGGCCGAGGACGGGCGCACGGTGACGGGCCAGGCTCTGG is part of the Nonomuraea coxensis DSM 45129 genome and encodes:
- a CDS encoding MgtC/SapB family protein codes for the protein MGVVGMGAAGAAEWFAGQGWVQLGELALALLLSALIGLERESRQKSAGLRTHTLVGFASALIVIVSKYGFSDVLGENVALDPSRVAAQIVSGIGFIGGGLIFVRRDAVRGLTTAAVVWLTCAVGMAAGAGLWLLAVVVTAGHFLVTFGFRPLEARMARSRYSRARLRVTYLDQRGALRQVLSICTERGFVIAKLSLERHREGRDPHLISIWLVVQGSAPIGPLIAELVEVEGVRGVSSAEIEGSAV
- a CDS encoding SpoIIE family protein phosphatase yields the protein MARPGDSGSIPGAAIASSRLDDLLIEAVFSVGAHLGAVYVLDPGDELLAMEVSIGAPADTARVWARLRLSDPAPVTLAVRERRLVWLGDRVAMARAFPAAALALPYHFGVAAVPLCAGGAVWGALVLGWPTGGESELPRRPLDVMDDVGARMGRLLRQAHARGQPVVPHPLPRLLNPVRAHAPGPYAGLTALSCLSSLPEGYCHLDGRGQVTLVTAAAAELLACRPSELVGKRFSRALPWLDDPVHEDRYRAAVLSHRPTAFTARRPDGRLLSFRCYPSVPGVTLRITPADAPGTAGEDAGGRAGVTGLHDVLHLATALARATTARDVADLVADRVLPACEAQAMAILTWDSGRIRVVAARGYGAEALESFHGRPIGQATDEGHDGDEGTPAFYGSPDELRAAYPDTGPTGGMNAWTMLPLVALGRSIGTCLLAWDRPHEFGEGQRAMLSAIGGLVTQAFERAWLYDHKHQLAQSLQSSLLPKDLPEFPGLEVAARYVPLTPGMDIGGDFYDLIRLDDCLAAAVIGDVQGHDMTAAALMGQARTAIRAHAAAGASPGEVLSRTNQLLTAQTPDRFTSCLYVAFDLRRRVALLASAGHLPPVLGLLGAPAEVIDPSSGLLLGIDPDAEYVTTTVNVPPGATLALYTDGLVEKPGGDLSDGIAALAARFTPAPGRPLDDLADDLIAAAGEEDRRTDDSALLLLRSAAPGGCPPGV
- a CDS encoding FAD-binding oxidoreductase, producing the protein MTHTELRAVAEGRVLLPGDDGFEQASRPWNLSVEQRVAAVVEAAGAADVAATVAYARRAGIAVAAQPSGHGASGAADGVILLRTGALDEVSVDPEARTARVGAGAKWGQVLAAAGPHGLTGLAGSSPVVSVTGYTLGGGLSWFGRRHGFAADSVRAFDVVTADGERARVTAASDPDLFWALRGGGGDFALVTAVEFELYPAPALYGGRMMWPGHRAREVFDAFLEITAGAPDELSVWFGRVSFPQAPPMVGIDTAFLGEEGEGRGLLARLDRIGDLVVDRRGPVAVADLGGIAEDPTDPSPGRSRTELLTSVDEVTAKVLAEEPVEPMFGLQVRHLGGALAAGRPGAGPSGPVMEPYLVYMFGPAAEPGQAAAVGDRQAAFAEELGEAVSGRKPYTMLARGERAGQAFPEATLARLREIKRARDPHGVLRANYPVLG